One part of the Nostoc sp. PCC 7120 = FACHB-418 genome encodes these proteins:
- the petE gene encoding plastocyanin translates to MKLIAASLRRLSLAVLTVLLVVSSFAVFTPSASAETYTVKLGSDKGLLVFEPAKLTIKPGDTVEFLNNKVPPHNVVFDAALNPAKSADLAKSLSHKQLLMSPGQSTSTTFPADAPAGEYTFYCEPHRGAGMVGKITVAG, encoded by the coding sequence ATGAAATTGATTGCGGCAAGCTTGCGACGCTTAAGTTTAGCTGTGTTAACTGTTCTTTTAGTTGTTAGCAGCTTTGCTGTGTTCACACCTTCTGCATCGGCTGAAACATACACAGTAAAACTAGGTAGCGATAAAGGACTGTTAGTATTTGAACCAGCAAAATTAACAATCAAGCCAGGTGACACGGTTGAATTTTTAAACAACAAAGTTCCTCCCCATAATGTTGTGTTTGATGCTGCTCTAAACCCGGCTAAGAGTGCTGATTTAGCTAAGTCTTTATCTCACAAACAGTTGTTAATGAGTCCTGGCCAAAGCACCAGCACTACTTTCCCAGCAGATGCACCCGCAGGTGAGTACACCTTCTACTGCGAACCTCACCGTGGTGCTGGTATGGTTGGTAAAATCACTGTCGCCGGCTAG
- the psbV gene encoding photosystem II cytochrome c-550: MFRRLIGVVVATALLTFQLIVGSATALELDEATRTVPLNAQGDTVTLSLKQVKEGKRLFQYACAQCHVGGVTKTNQNVGLEPEALALATPNRNNIEGLVDYMKNPTTYDGVEEISEIHPSLKSADIFTAMRNLTDKDLESIAGHILLQPKILGDKWGGGKIYY; the protein is encoded by the coding sequence ATGTTTAGAAGACTTATTGGCGTTGTTGTGGCTACTGCTTTACTGACGTTTCAGTTGATTGTCGGTAGCGCAACTGCTCTGGAACTGGACGAAGCTACCCGGACAGTTCCACTAAATGCTCAGGGTGATACCGTAACTCTTAGCCTTAAACAAGTAAAAGAAGGAAAACGTCTATTTCAATACGCTTGCGCCCAATGTCATGTTGGCGGTGTTACCAAAACAAACCAGAACGTGGGACTTGAACCAGAAGCTCTGGCATTAGCTACACCCAACCGTAACAATATTGAAGGTTTGGTGGACTATATGAAGAATCCCACCACCTACGACGGGGTAGAGGAAATTTCCGAAATACACCCCAGTCTCAAGAGTGCAGATATTTTCACCGCAATGCGAAATCTGACAGATAAAGACCTAGAGTCTATCGCAGGCCATATCCTCCTACAACCAAAAATTCTTGGCGACAAGTGGGGCGGCGGCAAAATCTACTACTAA
- a CDS encoding carbohydrate ABC transporter permease produces the protein MLRSLPLAKVLLYVLLTTYAVITLVPFLWALSASFKPLSEIVSGTPNFLPQNFTLDNYRQIFLQEPLFLRWLFNSVVIAVSVTLLNLLFNSMAGYALARLSFVGKNFWFFLILAVLAVPAQITLIPTFLILKAIGWLNSYQGMIVPSMVNATFIFMMRQFFINFPQELEEAAQLDGLNTIGIFRYIILPLAKPALAAQAVFVFMGSWNNFLLPVVILFEPEMFTLPLGLNTFKGQYISYWNYIMAASMVFTLPALSIYAFFNRYFIQSATFTGGKG, from the coding sequence ATGCTTCGTTCTTTACCGTTGGCTAAAGTACTACTATATGTGTTGTTAACTACCTATGCAGTTATCACCTTAGTTCCTTTCCTATGGGCGCTTTCTGCATCTTTCAAACCCTTATCAGAAATTGTTAGTGGTACGCCAAATTTCTTGCCTCAAAATTTCACCCTGGATAATTACAGACAAATTTTTCTACAAGAACCTTTATTTTTACGTTGGCTGTTTAACAGTGTGGTAATTGCTGTCAGCGTCACTTTACTCAATTTACTGTTCAACTCAATGGCGGGTTACGCCTTAGCCAGACTCAGCTTTGTAGGTAAAAATTTTTGGTTCTTTTTAATTTTGGCAGTGCTAGCCGTACCAGCCCAAATTACGTTAATTCCTACATTTTTGATTTTAAAAGCGATCGGTTGGCTGAATTCTTACCAGGGCATGATTGTACCTAGTATGGTTAATGCCACCTTTATTTTTATGATGCGACAGTTTTTTATCAATTTTCCTCAAGAGCTAGAAGAAGCAGCACAATTAGATGGCTTAAACACCATAGGAATTTTTCGTTACATTATTTTACCTCTAGCAAAACCAGCACTCGCAGCACAGGCAGTTTTTGTCTTCATGGGCAGTTGGAATAATTTTCTGCTCCCAGTGGTGATCTTATTTGAACCTGAAATGTTTACCCTGCCCTTAGGTTTGAACACGTTTAAAGGTCAATATATCAGCTACTGGAACTACATTATGGCTGCTTCTATGGTGTTTACCTTACCAGCTTTAAGTATTTATGCCTTTTTTAATCGCTACTTTATCCAAAGCGCCACTTTTACAGGCGGTAAAGGATAG